One genomic region from Argentina anserina chromosome 2, drPotAnse1.1, whole genome shotgun sequence encodes:
- the LOC126783573 gene encoding NAD(P)H-quinone oxidoreductase subunit M, chloroplastic isoform X2: MAAISSYMACAKFSMLGYAGRGKQLRSRSNFFAKSQQQPGEVQEPQELNVQEPQVQRDKGEPKGTVPRPVEAQVNVKSKNMGREYGGDWLSCATRHVRIYAAYIDPETCAFDQTQMDKLTIILDPTNEFVWTPETTNKVYSYFQELVDHYEGADLTEYTLRLIGEIKYNMDARVLNFSMGKPRVMFNNNEFQPSDA; this comes from the exons ATGGCAGCAATTTCTTCTTATATGGCTTGTGCAAAGTTCTCTATGTTGGGTTATGCTGGTAGAGGAAAACAACTGAGAAGCAGAAGTAACTTCTTCGCTAAATCTCAGCAGCAACCTGGTGAAGTCCAAGAACCACAAGAACTAAATGTACAAGAACCACAAGTACAGAGAGATAAAGGAGAGCCAAAAGGAACAGTGCCAAGGCCAGTAGAGGCTCAAGTGAATGTGAAGAGTAAGAACATGGGGAGAGAATATGGTGGAGATTGGCTTAGCTGTGCCACAAGGCACGTGAGGATTTATGCAGCTTATATAGACCCAGAAACCTGTGCTTTTGATCAGACACAGATGGATAAGCTCACCATTATTCTTGATCCAACCAATGAGTTTGTGTGGACTCCAGAGACTACAAACAAGGTCTACTCCTACTTTCAAGAGCTTGTGGATCACTATGAG GGTGCAGATTTGACAGAATATACTCTGCGTCTGAT TGGAGAAATCAAATACAACATGGATGCCAGAGTCCTTAACTTCAGCATGGGTAAGCCTCGCGTTATGTTCAACAACAACGAGTTTCAACCTTCGGATGCATGA
- the LOC126783573 gene encoding NAD(P)H-quinone oxidoreductase subunit M, chloroplastic isoform X1: MAAISSYMACAKFSMLGYAGRGKQLRSRSNFFAKSQQQPGEVQEPQELNVQEPQVQRDKGEPKGTVPRPVEAQVNVKSKNMGREYGGDWLSCATRHVRIYAAYIDPETCAFDQTQMDKLTIILDPTNEFVWTPETTNKVYSYFQELVDHYEGADLTEYTLRLIGSDIEHYIRKLLYDGEIKYNMDARVLNFSMGKPRVMFNNNEFQPSDA; this comes from the exons ATGGCAGCAATTTCTTCTTATATGGCTTGTGCAAAGTTCTCTATGTTGGGTTATGCTGGTAGAGGAAAACAACTGAGAAGCAGAAGTAACTTCTTCGCTAAATCTCAGCAGCAACCTGGTGAAGTCCAAGAACCACAAGAACTAAATGTACAAGAACCACAAGTACAGAGAGATAAAGGAGAGCCAAAAGGAACAGTGCCAAGGCCAGTAGAGGCTCAAGTGAATGTGAAGAGTAAGAACATGGGGAGAGAATATGGTGGAGATTGGCTTAGCTGTGCCACAAGGCACGTGAGGATTTATGCAGCTTATATAGACCCAGAAACCTGTGCTTTTGATCAGACACAGATGGATAAGCTCACCATTATTCTTGATCCAACCAATGAGTTTGTGTGGACTCCAGAGACTACAAACAAGGTCTACTCCTACTTTCAAGAGCTTGTGGATCACTATGAG GGTGCAGATTTGACAGAATATACTCTGCGTCTGATTGGTTCAGACATAGAGCACTACATAAGAAAGCTTCTCTATGATGGAGAAATCAAATACAACATGGATGCCAGAGTCCTTAACTTCAGCATGGGTAAGCCTCGCGTTATGTTCAACAACAACGAGTTTCAACCTTCGGATGCATGA
- the LOC126783572 gene encoding uncharacterized protein LOC126783572 isoform X2 — MLPEKEDYRESLAVMEKVKLEPLDFDSAHQNECSNKRIRLEASNTLIPLTSEVAMKDVKVEAPGYDSGGNRGIRRSSRKRPHSEVSNTPKKLKSSLVKKKTNRTSRRFLKKKRMRIDRPSKSVRKKVKSSHMDETYEAFLNLALMSGDQMIYTLKNCRRFIYEKDMQSASDSEDCNRCDGYRSSCVKTKAATNRASGKGVMKKNMSCPKNYQDTSAGSDRNEHDSHQPDQYSASHASEYEVFITFLEVAGKNLVYTPSNGAEKIYEEVETTSGAATNAETNAMHRDPLDTFHTGKGTWPEIKSHNLFREGLMKDLKRPYNQEEYVKLLETWCDQGPSHHETDLSNGMESCQTPREYGKSYLHVHKDLAAKINAANGDHPRTLSLLRGLFYWEKNKSKEGSFIPWKNKRCLKALPQPEEDRVTPATDGSPRVKSEM; from the exons ATGCTACCAGAAAAAGAGGATTACCGAGAGAGTTTAGCTGTAATGGAGAAGGTGAAATTGGAACCTCTGGATTTTGATTCAGCCCACCAGAATGAGTGTTCCAATAAGAGAATTCGATTAGAGGCTTCTAACACTCTCATCCCTCTGACAAGTGAAGTGGCAATGAAGGATGTGAAAGTAGAAGCTCCAGGTTATGATTCTGGTGGGAACCGTGGGATAAGAAGGAGTAGCAGGAAAAGACCCCACTCAGAAGTTTCTAACACTCCAAAGAAGCTGAAAAGTTCTTTggtgaaaaagaaaactaacCGAACTTCGAGGAggtttttgaagaaaaaaaggatGAGGATAGATAGGCCTAGCAAGTCTGTGAGGAAGAAGGTTAAATCTAGTCATATGGATGAGACCTATGAAGCATTTCTAAACCTCGCATTGATGTCTGGTGATCAGATGATCTACACACTCAAGAATTGTAGAAGGTTCATTTATGAGAAAGATATGCAGAGTGCATCAGATTCAGAGGACTGCAATCGATGTGATGGATATCGTTCCTCTTGT GTGAAGACCAAGGCTGCAACAAACAGAGCTTCGGGGAAGGGtgtgatgaagaaaaacatGAGCTGCCCTAAGAACTACCAAGATACTTCCGCAGGCTCAGATCGAAATGAACATGATAGTCATCAACCAGATCAATATAGCGCCTCGCAT GCAAGTGAGTATGAAGTATTCATAACTTTTCTTGAGGTGGCTGGTAAAAACTTGGTTTATACACCCAGCAATGGTGCGGAAAAGATATATGAGGAGGTGGAGACTACATCAGGTGCAGCAACTAATGCAGAGACAAATGCAATGCACAGGGATCCACTTGATACTTTTCATACG GGCAAAGGCACTTGGCCTGAAATTAAGAGTCATAACCTGTTCAGGGAGGGGCTTATGAAGGATCTTAAAAGGCCTTACAACCAAGAAGAGTATGTCAAGCTCTTGGAAACTTGGTGTGACCAAGGGCCAAGTCACCATGAGACAGATCTGTCTAATGGAATGGAATCGTGTCAAACCCCAAGAGAGTATGGAAAATCATATTTACATGTGCACAAAG ATCTGGCAGCAAAGATTAATGCAGCTAACGGTGATCACCCTAGGACATTAAGTCTCCTGCGGGGGTTGTTCTACTGGGAGAAA AACAAGTCTAAGGAAGGAAGCTTTATTCCTTGGAAGAACAAAAGATGTTTGAAGGCATTGCCGCAGCCTGAGGAAGATAGGGTCACCCCAGCTACAGATGGGAGTCCTCGTGTTAAGTCTGAAATGTGA
- the LOC126783572 gene encoding uncharacterized protein LOC126783572 isoform X1 has product MLPEKEDYRESLAVMEKVKLEPLDFDSAHQNECSNKRIRLEASNTLIPLTSEVAMKDVKVEAPGYDSGGNRGIRRSSRKRPHSEVSNTPKKLKSSLVKKKTNRTSRRFLKKKRMRIDRPSKSVRKKVKSSHMDETYEAFLNLALMSGDQMIYTLKNCRRFIYEKDMQSASDSEDCNRCDGYRSSCVKTKAATNRASGKGVMKKNMSCPKNYQDTSAGSDRNEHDSHQPDQYSASHASEYEVFITFLEVAGKNLVYTPSNGAEKIYEEVETTSGAATNAETNAMHRDPLDTFHTKGKGTWPEIKSHNLFREGLMKDLKRPYNQEEYVKLLETWCDQGPSHHETDLSNGMESCQTPREYGKSYLHVHKDLAAKINAANGDHPRTLSLLRGLFYWEKNKSKEGSFIPWKNKRCLKALPQPEEDRVTPATDGSPRVKSEM; this is encoded by the exons ATGCTACCAGAAAAAGAGGATTACCGAGAGAGTTTAGCTGTAATGGAGAAGGTGAAATTGGAACCTCTGGATTTTGATTCAGCCCACCAGAATGAGTGTTCCAATAAGAGAATTCGATTAGAGGCTTCTAACACTCTCATCCCTCTGACAAGTGAAGTGGCAATGAAGGATGTGAAAGTAGAAGCTCCAGGTTATGATTCTGGTGGGAACCGTGGGATAAGAAGGAGTAGCAGGAAAAGACCCCACTCAGAAGTTTCTAACACTCCAAAGAAGCTGAAAAGTTCTTTggtgaaaaagaaaactaacCGAACTTCGAGGAggtttttgaagaaaaaaaggatGAGGATAGATAGGCCTAGCAAGTCTGTGAGGAAGAAGGTTAAATCTAGTCATATGGATGAGACCTATGAAGCATTTCTAAACCTCGCATTGATGTCTGGTGATCAGATGATCTACACACTCAAGAATTGTAGAAGGTTCATTTATGAGAAAGATATGCAGAGTGCATCAGATTCAGAGGACTGCAATCGATGTGATGGATATCGTTCCTCTTGT GTGAAGACCAAGGCTGCAACAAACAGAGCTTCGGGGAAGGGtgtgatgaagaaaaacatGAGCTGCCCTAAGAACTACCAAGATACTTCCGCAGGCTCAGATCGAAATGAACATGATAGTCATCAACCAGATCAATATAGCGCCTCGCAT GCAAGTGAGTATGAAGTATTCATAACTTTTCTTGAGGTGGCTGGTAAAAACTTGGTTTATACACCCAGCAATGGTGCGGAAAAGATATATGAGGAGGTGGAGACTACATCAGGTGCAGCAACTAATGCAGAGACAAATGCAATGCACAGGGATCCACTTGATACTTTTCATACG AAGGGCAAAGGCACTTGGCCTGAAATTAAGAGTCATAACCTGTTCAGGGAGGGGCTTATGAAGGATCTTAAAAGGCCTTACAACCAAGAAGAGTATGTCAAGCTCTTGGAAACTTGGTGTGACCAAGGGCCAAGTCACCATGAGACAGATCTGTCTAATGGAATGGAATCGTGTCAAACCCCAAGAGAGTATGGAAAATCATATTTACATGTGCACAAAG ATCTGGCAGCAAAGATTAATGCAGCTAACGGTGATCACCCTAGGACATTAAGTCTCCTGCGGGGGTTGTTCTACTGGGAGAAA AACAAGTCTAAGGAAGGAAGCTTTATTCCTTGGAAGAACAAAAGATGTTTGAAGGCATTGCCGCAGCCTGAGGAAGATAGGGTCACCCCAGCTACAGATGGGAGTCCTCGTGTTAAGTCTGAAATGTGA
- the LOC126783572 gene encoding uncharacterized protein LOC126783572 isoform X3, with product MLPEKEDYRESLAVMEKVKLEPLDFDSAHQNECSNKRIRLEASNTLIPLTSEVAMKDVKVEAPGYDSGGNRGIRRSSRKRPHSEVSNTPKKLKSSLVKKKTNRTSRRFLKKKRMRIDRPSKSVRKKVKSSHMDETYEAFLNLALMSGDQMIYTLKNCRRFIYEKDMQSASDSEDCNRCDGYRSSCVKTKAATNRASGKGVMKKNMSCPKNYQDTSAGSDRNEHDSHQPDQYSASHASEYEVFITFLEVAGKNLVYTPSNGAEKIYEEVETTSGAATNAETNAMHRDPLDTFHTKGKGTWPEIKSHNLFREGLMKDLKRPYNQEEYVKLLETWCDQGPSHHETDLSNGMESCQTPREYGKSYLHVHKVICL from the exons ATGCTACCAGAAAAAGAGGATTACCGAGAGAGTTTAGCTGTAATGGAGAAGGTGAAATTGGAACCTCTGGATTTTGATTCAGCCCACCAGAATGAGTGTTCCAATAAGAGAATTCGATTAGAGGCTTCTAACACTCTCATCCCTCTGACAAGTGAAGTGGCAATGAAGGATGTGAAAGTAGAAGCTCCAGGTTATGATTCTGGTGGGAACCGTGGGATAAGAAGGAGTAGCAGGAAAAGACCCCACTCAGAAGTTTCTAACACTCCAAAGAAGCTGAAAAGTTCTTTggtgaaaaagaaaactaacCGAACTTCGAGGAggtttttgaagaaaaaaaggatGAGGATAGATAGGCCTAGCAAGTCTGTGAGGAAGAAGGTTAAATCTAGTCATATGGATGAGACCTATGAAGCATTTCTAAACCTCGCATTGATGTCTGGTGATCAGATGATCTACACACTCAAGAATTGTAGAAGGTTCATTTATGAGAAAGATATGCAGAGTGCATCAGATTCAGAGGACTGCAATCGATGTGATGGATATCGTTCCTCTTGT GTGAAGACCAAGGCTGCAACAAACAGAGCTTCGGGGAAGGGtgtgatgaagaaaaacatGAGCTGCCCTAAGAACTACCAAGATACTTCCGCAGGCTCAGATCGAAATGAACATGATAGTCATCAACCAGATCAATATAGCGCCTCGCAT GCAAGTGAGTATGAAGTATTCATAACTTTTCTTGAGGTGGCTGGTAAAAACTTGGTTTATACACCCAGCAATGGTGCGGAAAAGATATATGAGGAGGTGGAGACTACATCAGGTGCAGCAACTAATGCAGAGACAAATGCAATGCACAGGGATCCACTTGATACTTTTCATACG AAGGGCAAAGGCACTTGGCCTGAAATTAAGAGTCATAACCTGTTCAGGGAGGGGCTTATGAAGGATCTTAAAAGGCCTTACAACCAAGAAGAGTATGTCAAGCTCTTGGAAACTTGGTGTGACCAAGGGCCAAGTCACCATGAGACAGATCTGTCTAATGGAATGGAATCGTGTCAAACCCCAAGAGAGTATGGAAAATCATATTTACATGTGCACAAAG TTATATGCCTTTGA
- the LOC126784650 gene encoding uncharacterized protein LOC126784650: protein MLVDYCEKNLSLLMHGDGEEHSGDDSSEIRSVDDSYNEHGFSSDDYSGVRSVEYDDSGNEQSGVNNTDVTSVHDGDNWNEQSSDGDAHVKSLDDNVNDIKSKLFLESLREVENTCAQEIVQETGIPDLFQNPRSVATEPIKNLLVEDMTDNEHRETLEILKDLPKRKSSVVKKNAELVAQDPASGMENGLSSKIPRLELPKNPQELNSDTPGTLENLQVKGEHVDNRVLKLFEKLREKKSSVEKNEAKLEILNPISSRTRGNSSKRPHLKARNTPESFTSSPLKEKMETKGTLRRMKKEVVKINRPNKSTHLLNEEEAERLKTSGNKRSEYPYAKRTNELPNKKPGSEVHHFANCGRNGFAKFDRIGDDETESNQTDESYQDFISVLEINDENMIYVPQDGRPETYDVEIKDEDAESSSDSDLVVLERDPVDRCRTPFKKDSNNDLESHTNFREGLMKDLKRPYDENEYIRLLMEWTNQRPAGGHAKNFRSGVVKTYALKGEYGKPYMDLYQDLAEIIKLSDRPRRLCLLRGFFYWLKNVSQDKSFEPWTDIECLNVVPQL, encoded by the exons ATGTTGGTTGATTATTGTGAGAAGAACTTGAGTTTACTTATGCATGGAGATGGTGAGGAACATTCTGGTGATGACAGTAGTGAGATAAGGTCTGTGGATGATAGTTATAATGAGCATGGATTTTCGAGTGATGATTATAGTGGTGTCAGGTCTGTTGAATATGATGATAGTGGGAATGAACAGTCTGGTGTTAATAACACTGATGTTACGTCTGTGCATGATGGTGATAATTGGAATGAACAGTCCAGTGATGGCGATGCTCATGTTAAGTCCTTGGATGATAATGTTAATGATATAAAGTCCAAGTTATTTTTGGAAAGTTTGAGGGAGGTTGAAAATACTTGTGCACAGGAGATTGTTCAAGAAACTGGGATACCTGATCTGTTCCAAAATCCCAGATCAGTAGCTACTGAACCTATCAAGAATCTTCTGGTGGAAGATATGACTGACAATGAACACAGGGAGACTCTTGAAATTCTGAAGGATCTCCCAAAAAGAAAGAGTTCAGTGGTGAAGAAGAATGCAGAGTTGGTAGCTCAAGATCCTGCTTCTGGTATGGAAAACGGGCTTTCTAGTAAAATACCTCGTCTGGAGCTTCCTAAGAATCCCCAAGAGCTCAATTCAGATACTCCCGGAACTTTGGAAAATCTTCAGGTGAAAGGGGAGCATGTAGACAACAGGGTTTTGAAACTTTTTGAGAAACTCCGGGAGAAAAAGAGTTCAGTGGAGAAGAATGAGGCAAAACTAGAAATTCTGAATCCTATTTCTAGTAGGACAAGAGGTAATTCAAGTAAAAGGCCTCATTTAAAGGCTCGTAATACTCCAGAAAGTTTCACTAGTTCGCCTTTGAAAGAGAAAATGGAAACTAAAGGAACTTTAAGGCGTATGAAGAAGGAAGTGGTAAAGATAAATAGACCTAACAAGTCTACTCATCTTTTGAATGAAGAAGAGGCTGAGAGACTGAAGACTTCAGGGAACAAAAGAAGTGAATATCCTTATGCCAAGAGGACAAATGAACTTCCTAACAAAAAACCTGGTTCAGAGGTTCATCATTTTGCAAATTGTGGGCGCAACGGTTTTGCCAAGTTTGACCGCATTGGTGATGATGAGACAGAATCTAATCAAACAGATGAGAGCTATCAAGACTTTATAAGTGTGCTTGAgataaatgatgaaaacatgatATATGTGCCACAAGATGGTCGACCAGAGACGTATGATGTGGAGATAAAAGATGAGGATGCGGAAAGTTCATCAGATTCGGATTTAGTTGTACTCGAAAGGGATCCAGTTGATAGATGTCGTACCCCATTT AAGAAGGATTCAAACAATGACTTGGAAAGTCACACCAACTTCAGGGAGGGGCTTATGAAGGATCTTAAACGGCCTTATGACGAAAACGAGTACATCAGGCTCTTGATGGAGTGGACTAACCAGAGGCCTGCAGGAGGTCATGCTAAAAATTTTCGTAGTGGAGTAGTAAAAACTTATGCACTGAAAGGGGAATATGGAAAACCATATATGGATTTGTACCAAG ATCTTGCTGAAATTATCAAATTGAGCGATCGCCCTAGAAGGTTGTGTCTCTTGCGGGGATTCTTCTACTGGTTGAAG AATGTGTCTCAGGACAAAAGCTTTGAGCCTTGGACTGACATAGAATGTTTGAATGTGGTGCCGCAACTGTAA
- the LOC126784210 gene encoding uncharacterized protein LOC126784210 → MGSAVNEDDLRVDKLSLVQNGEVSGHENVSTRRLVRERTCVSNEDVDPQYKLLLENLKRYGGSYALEVVGDDGVSELIRYHQEDGLARRVVRRRVSDEDVDPQYKLFLENLRGYGGSYALEVVGDDGVSELIRYHQEDGLARRVVRRRVSDEDVDPQYELFLESLREDGNSYAFEVDREDGVSEVIRYHKDGFQRRIKRRCISDEDVDPQCKLFLENLREDGNSYALKVAWGEEEICL, encoded by the exons ATGGGGTCCGCTGTGAATGAGGATGATTTGAGGGTGGACAAGCTGAGTTTAGTTCAGAATGGTGAGGTTTCTGGTCATGAGAATGTTAGTACTAGGCGTTTGGTTCGAGAGAGAACATGTGTTTCTAATGAAGATGTGGATCCTCAGTATAAGTTGTTATTGGAAAACTTGAAGAGATATGGAGGTTCATATGCATTAGAGGTTGTTGGAGATGATGGGGTTTCTGAATTGATAAGGTATCATCAAGAGGATGGCTTGGCAAGGCGGGTTGTGAGAAGACGCGTTTCGGATGAAGATGTGGATCCTCAGTATAAGTTGTTCTTGGAAAACTTGAGGGGATATGGAGGTTCATATGCATTAGAGGTTGTTGGAGATGATGGGGTTTCTGAATTGATAAGGTATCATCAAGAGGATGGCTTGGCGAGGCGGGTTGTGAGAAGACGCGTTTCGGATGAAGATGTGGATCCCCAGTATGAGTTGTTCTTGGAAAGTTTGAGGGAAGATGGAAATTCATATGCATTTGAAGTTGATCGAGAGGACGGGGTTTCAGAAGTGATAAGGTATCACAAGGATGGGTTCCAGAGGAGGATCAAGAGAAGATGCATTTCGGATGAAGATGTGGATCCTCAGTGCAAGTTGTTTTTGGAAAACTTGAGGGAAGATGGAAATTCATATGCACTAAAGGTTGCTT GGGGTGAAGAGGAGATCTGTTTGTAA